A genomic region of Colletes latitarsis isolate SP2378_abdomen chromosome 7, iyColLati1, whole genome shotgun sequence contains the following coding sequences:
- the LOC143343900 gene encoding uncharacterized protein LOC143343900 isoform X1, with translation MDFERREKEFQERYKKDCEKGRLSSRYEAQEGEEAETLGACTKEKEKLEKELRTARCDLAIIRKSLGSNKSVLEPESSSPTKDAQKDNSSFFEFKFHKHRSAQSDKLYKEKSELEAQLDSKKKDLQEKQKKIFELEEKVGKMACLESKLEEKTKRLEAFNKERDLLERELVATRSELAGIKRTLELERQERRDLETRALSLIKDAKRKWENTEREKIAQLNKHIETQTARITELCTSNNEMSSKLQRTECELQTANAELHKLRVFQMQYKESLAKTRELSRQSVQGVETKLEEIAARAHNQLAELRAKLDLEIGKNTDLETKLRNEQDSNHCRQSRLNVALELAQNELKDCQEQLRTIHATIPARDTEIEALKKQLQDRSNQLENAMALEQTVTTMQQELDRVQLENEQLKQQLQVTKSDLSETVMNLEQSEALAMNLEQAAQDKVALQKRLQDSLEKEEEHMRKVGNLEELLRRLEHSVTKLEVENATLKMETEQPSTSTMPKRETVAPDIRIEEQIQKLEHELQTTRESLNAERHTAKQAQINLWKKEKELSDANLDKRIALRECKKAEDKVKMLLEEKHKLSDKLDHKVKEEEEKSRKLLKELSSAKSSLNDITKDSSRNKMQADSAQRALTQANQQIEELQSSSASLRRELDSARKQVRASQDRVDSLNTENRRLSHKISKHAEEKSELESKIERLEQEIKGNELNIELLKETCTVLEEQLMDYEKLTSDHETRENILIQDKMKLQKDLEAVEAKLRESQTVRNEERSLRLAAERNLERLESETSDIETERNGLLAQRDQYKRLVQELNTQVEDLTTKCGELECDFSEMKRSLEVAKAETRVVKEESSEHLTRFHELKEANFALMNDLQTSVDQGQQLRIRISELESILEEMRQFYQEMEVKAESTRQQQTKLIDYLQFKLEECSKKKKTTVCDKILGTKQKENIPPSGTGMPVGYRELENQLAKERAKVKTLTDQLLTLKAMHASISAPTSPTAPEMKSSNYTTELQSANTLTKRLSPQRIGHNIPHRFEVGLPMRAGKCSGCLDSIRFGKRAAICSECQVMAHLKCAVTIPATCGLPGGFAKQFGKSWRYSDESLSTLSGSVQTLTIDQPDKAEKDTCDVQSKDNVIMEGWAEVPIRTKTCWERKYLRLEGTSLCIYEHQPAVGMSPVNRLNLTEKDGFTVLDSVQLPDVMRTAKSDLPFIFRLESNSSTTCWPTSRLDIMALNQTDKKNWLKALKSVTSQNRLSNIHKSERYQIILRLESNQLDLTCAVNLPEENVLLLGAEEGLFSYSGAKSRMLTAIRGVKGVHQLTVHPHLGIALMIAGENRQLVSCNLRQLKSNAMAAECSRPAINTKPVLTGTDSCHLYELQGDMLCAATASHVILLKWYTEEDSGEFIGVRELETPEPCNCAIFTQNVLIVGCNKFFQIDLKNYCVDEFPEGDDNSVKAALSGVAKLDIFPVCVLNVSLVPDKMEILLCYNEFGMFVNENGQRTRSIEPMWNNLPFVFGKNNYERFFTLITFVSYFCVAFRKPYLFIIYFSSVEILKLDQESYTSPTKNPERILIELSNPRYLGVAGSKGIYLSTVNSFLELLKIDGPSNIRQLNGSLTSLDTLDQDDESSSEFSFTSSLMETLDGHGKKVHFADVSKH, from the exons TTTCGAACGTAGAGAAAAAGAGTTTCAGGAACGTTATAAAAAGGATTGTGAAAAGGGGAGATTATCCTCTAGGTATGAGGCTCAAGAGGGAGAAGAAGCTGAAACACTTGGAGCATGTACCAAGGAGAAGGAAAAATTGGAAAAGGAACTGAGAACAGCAAGATGCGATCTGGCTATAATTAGAAAAAGTTTAG GCAGTAATAAAAGTGTTCTTGAGCCAGAATCAAGCAGTCCTACCAAAGATGCACAAAAAGATAACTCTTCCTTCTTCGAGTTTAAATTTCATAAACATCGTTCTGCGCAATCTGATAAATTGTACAAAGAAAAGAGTGAATTGGAGGCACAATTGGATTCCAAGAAGAAGGATCTCCaagaaaaacaaaagaaaatatttgaacTTGAagagaaagttggcaaaatggCATGTCTAGAATCTAAACTTGAAGAGAAAACAAAGAGATTAGAAGCATTTAATAAGGAGAGAGATTTATTGGAAAGAGAACTAGTTGCCACTAGGTCAGAATTAGCTGGAATAAAAAGAACATTAG AGTTAGAACGCCAAGAAAGAAGAGATTTAGAAACCAGGGCTCTTAGTTTAATAAAAGATGCAAAACGCAAATGGGAAAATACAGAAAGGGAAAAAATTGCACAATTAAACAAGCACATTGAGACTCAAACTGCAAGAATTACAGAATTATGCACAAGTAACAATGAAATGAGTTCAAAATTACAGAGAACAGAATGTGAACTTCAAACAGCAAATGCAGAATTGCATAAGCTTAGGGTATTTCAG atGCAATATAAAGAATCTCTAGCCAAAACTAGAGAACTTAGTCGACAAAGCGTTCAAGGCGTTGAGACGAAATTAGAAGAAATAGCAGCTCGAGCGCATAATCAGTTGGCTGAACTAAGAGCAAAGTTAGATTTAGAGATAGGAAAAAATACGGATTTAGAGACTAAACTAAGAAATGAACAAGATTCTAATCACTGTCGTCAATCGAGATTGAATGTTGCTTTAGAATTAGCACAGAATGAATTGAAAGATTGTCAAGAGCAATTGCGTACCATACATGCAACAATTCCAGCTAGGGATACTGAAATAGAAGCTTTAAAAAAACAATTGCAAGATAGATCAAATCAATTAGAGAATGCTATGGCATTAGAACAGACAGTGACCACAATGCAACAGGAATTGGACAGAGTGCAGCTCGAGAACGAACAGTTGAAGCAACAATTACaa GTAACAAAGTCTGATTTAAGCGAAACTGTAATGAATTTGGAACAGAGTGAAGCTCTGGCCATGAATTTGGAACAAGCTGCACAAGACAAAGTTGCGCTACAGAAACGGTTACAGGATTCGCTTGAGAAAGAAG aagagCACATGCGTAAAGTTGGTAATTTAGAAGAATTATTACGACGATTAGAACATAGCGTTACCAAGCTAGAAGTGGAAAACGCTACTCTTAAAATGGAAACTGAACAACCAAGTACTAGCACGATgcccaaaagagaaacggtggcACCGGATATTCGTATAGAAGAACAAATACAAAAATTAGAGCATGAACTTCAAACGACGAGAGAAAGTTTAAATGCTGAACGTCATACCGCGAAACAAGCGCAGATCAATTTAtggaagaaagaaaaggaattGTCAGACGCAAATTTAGATAAAAGGATTGCATTGAGAGAATGCAAAAAAGCGGAGGATAAAGTGAAAATGTTGCTAGAAGAAAAACATAAATTGTCAGACAAGTTAGATCACAAAGTAAAGGAAGAGGAAGAAAAATCTAGAAAATTGCTCAAAGAATTAAGTAGTGCAAAATCATCGTTGAATGATATAACCAAGGATTCCTCTAGAAACAAAATGCAAGCAGATTCTGCTCAGaga GCTTTGACTCAAGCTAATCAACAAATAGAAGAGCTTCAATCTTCGAGCGCCTCGCTCCGCAGAGAATTAGATTCGGCACGCAAGCAAGTACGAGCGAGTCAAGATAGGGTCGATAGTCTGAATACCGAGAATAGACGTTTATCGCACAAAATTTCCAAACATGCCGAAGAAAAGAGCGAACTCGAGTCCAAGATCGAAAGGCTAGAGCAAGAGATCAAGGGCAATGAGTTGAATATCGAACTTTTGAAAGAAACATGCACGGTGCTCGAGGAGCAATTGATGGATTACGAGAAGCTGACTAGCGATCACGAGACGCGGGAGAATATACTGATCCAAGACAAGATGAAGTTACAAAAAGACCTGGAAGCGGTCGAAGCAAAACTTCGCGAATCGCAAACAGTTCGAAATGAAGAGAGATCGTTGCGACTGGCCGCTGAACGCAATCTAGAAAGACTCGAATCTGAAACCAGTGATATAGAGACCGAGAGAAACGGTTTATTGGCTCAGAGGGATCAATACAAGAGGCTCGTGCAAGAATTGAATACTCAAGTCGAGGATTTAACAACCAAGTGCGGTGAATTGGAATGTGATTTCTCTGAAATGAAACGTAGCTTGGAGGTAGCCAAGGCAGAGACAAGAGTGGTTAAAGAAGAAAGTAGCGAGCATTTGACGAGGTTCCACGAATTGAAGGAAGCGAACTTCGCGCTTATGAACGATCTACAGACTAGCGTGGATCAGGGCCAACAGCTTCGTATAAGAATTTCGGAATTggaaagtatcttagaggaaatgCGACAGTTCTATCAGGAAATGGAAGTGAAGGCTGAAAGCACCAGGCAACAGCAGACAAAATTAATTGATTACTTGCAGTTCAAATTGGAGGAGTGTAGTAAAAAGAAGAAGACAACGGTGTGTGACAAGATACTTGGCActaaacaaaaagaaaatatacCACCTAGCGGGACTGGGATGCCTGTCGGTTACCGGGAGCTGGAGAACCAACTAGCAAAAGAACGAGCAAAAGTTAAAACGTTAACCGACCAATTGTTGACGCTCAAAGCTATGCACGCTTCGATTTCCGCACCAACTTCTCCTACAGCTCCGGAAATGAAGAGTTCGAATTACACGACGGAATTACAGTCTGCTAATACGTTGACGAAACGGTTATCGCCCCAAAGGATAGGGCACAACATTCCTCACCGATTCGAAGTCGGTCTACCAATGCGAGCAGGAAAATGCTCCGGCTGCTTGGATTCCATTCGATTTGGAAAACGTGCAGCCATTTGCAGCGAGTGTCAAGTAATGGCACATCTCAAGTGCGCGGTTACCATTCCAGCTACTTGCGGCTTACCGGGTGGTTTCGCCAAACAGTTTGGCAAAAGTTGGAGGTATAGCGACGAAAGCTTATCCACGTTATCCGGAAGCGTTCAAACGTTAACCATTGATCAACCCGATAAAGCGGAGAAG GATACATGCGATGTCCAAAGTAAGGACAACGTGATAATGGAAGGCTGGGCGGAAGTCCCGATACGCACAAAAACTTGTTGGGAAAGAAAATACCTTAGATTGGAAGGAACAAGCTTATGTATTTATGAACATCAACCTGCTGTCGGAATGTCACCCGTGAATCGATTGAATCTCACCGAGAAGGATGGATTTACAGTATTGGATAGTGTACAGCTACCGGATGTAATGAGAACAGCGAAGTCGGACCTTCCGTTTATCTTTAGATTGGAATCTAATTCTTcgactacctgttggccaacgtCACGTTTAGATATAATGGCTTTGAACCAAACCGATAAGAAAAATTGGTTGAAAGCGTTGAAGTCTGTTACTAGTCAAAATCGTTTGAGTAATATTCATAAAAGTGAGAGATATCAAATTATATTAAGATTAGAAAGCAATCAA TTGGATTTAACGTGTGCTGTAAATTTGCCCGAGGAAAATGTGCTTTTATTGGGCGCTGAGGAAGGCCTGTTCTCATATAGCGGTGCAAAATCACGGATGCTTACTGCTATTCGAGGAGTGAAGGGGGTGCATCAGTTAACTGTGCACCCTCATTTGGGTATAGCTTTAATGATAGCTGGAGAAAATAGGCAATTAGTATCTTGTAATTTAAGACAATTGAAGAGTAATGCAATGGCCGCTGAATGCTCCAGGCCAGCAATCAATACAAAGCCAGTTCTAACTGGTACCGATAGCTGCCATCTATACGAATTACAAGGGGACATGCTATGCGCAGCGACAGCATCCCACGTAAT ATTACTCAAATGGTACACCGAAGAGGATTCTGGAGAATTTATTGGTGTTCGAGAACTCGAAACACCCGAGCCATGCAACTGTGCCATATTTACTCAGAATGTCCTTATCGTGGGATGTAATAAATTTTTCCAAATAGATCTTAAAAATTACTGTGTCGATG AGTTTCCAGAAGGAGACGATAATTCGGTAAAAGCTGCGCTATCGGGAGTAGCTAAACTTGATATTTTCCCTGTATGCGTTCTAAACGTCTCTCTAGTACCTGACAAAATGGAGATCTTGCTCTGCTACAACGAGTTTGGAATGTTTGTAAATGAAAATGGCCAAAGAACTCGTAGCATCGAACCGATGTGGAATAATTTACCCTTTGTTTTTGGTAAGAACAATTACGAACGATTTTTTACATTGATTACATTTGTTTCTTATTTTTGCGTAGCTTTCCGTAAACCCTATTTGTTCATTATTTACTTCTCATCCGTGGAGATCTTGAAACTCGATCAAGAATCGTACACTTCGCCGACGAAGAACCCAGAACGAATATTAATCGAGTTGTCTAACCCTCGTTATTTGGGAGTAGCTGGatcgaaaggaatttatttgtCAACTGTAAATTCCTTTTTGGAATTGTTGAAGATAGATGGTCCTTCTAATATACGACAACTAAACGGCAGTCTTACGAGTTTAGATACTTT AGATCAAGACGATGAAAGCAGTTCAGAATTCAGTTTCACGTCGAGCTTAATGGAGACTTTAGACGGCCATGGAAAGAAAGTTCACTTTGCTGATGTTTCCAAACATTAA
- the LOC143343900 gene encoding uncharacterized protein LOC143343900 isoform X2, with protein sequence MDFERREKEFQERYKKDCEKGRLSSRYEAQEGEEAETLGACTKEKEKLEKELRTARCDLAIIRKSLGSNKSVLEPESSSPTKDAQKDNSSFFEFKFHKHRSAQSDKLYKEKSELEAQLDSKKKDLQEKQKKIFELEEKVGKMACLESKLEEKTKRLEAFNKERDLLERELVATRSELAGIKRTLELERQERRDLETRALSLIKDAKRKWENTEREKIAQLNKHIETQTARITELCTSNNEMSSKLQRTECELQTANAELHKLRVFQMQYKESLAKTRELSRQSVQGVETKLEEIAARAHNQLAELRAKLDLEIGKNTDLETKLRNEQDSNHCRQSRLNVALELAQNELKDCQEQLRTIHATIPARDTEIEALKKQLQDRSNQLENAMALEQTVTTMQQELDRVQLENEQLKQQLQVTKSDLSETVMNLEQSEALAMNLEQAAQDKVALQKRLQDSLEKEEEHMRKVGNLEELLRRLEHSVTKLEVENATLKMETEQPSTSTMPKRETVAPDIRIEEQIQKLEHELQTTRESLNAERHTAKQAQINLWKKEKELSDANLDKRIALRECKKAEDKVKMLLEEKHKLSDKLDHKVKEEEEKSRKLLKELSSAKSSLNDITKDSSRNKMQADSAQRALTQANQQIEELQSSSASLRRELDSARKQVRASQDRVDSLNTENRRLSHKISKHAEEKSELESKIERLEQEIKGNELNIELLKETCTVLEEQLMDYEKLTSDHETRENILIQDKMKLQKDLEAVEAKLRESQTVRNEERSLRLAAERNLERLESETSDIETERNGLLAQRDQYKRLVQELNTQVEDLTTKCGELECDFSEMKRSLEVAKAETRVVKEESSEHLTRFHELKEANFALMNDLQTSVDQGQQLRIRISELESILEEMRQFYQEMEVKAESTRQQQTKLIDYLQFKLEECSKKKKTTVCDKILGTKQKENIPPSGTGMPVGYRELENQLAKERAKVKTLTDQLLTLKAMHASISAPTSPTAPEMKSSNYTTELQSANTLTKRLSPQRIGHNIPHRFEVGLPMRAGKCSGCLDSIRFGKRAAICSECQVMAHLKCAVTIPATCGLPGGFAKQFGKSWRYSDESLSTLSGSVQTLTIDQPDKAEKDTCDVQSKDNVIMEGWAEVPIRTKTCWERKYLRLEGTSLCIYEHQPAVGMSPVNRLNLTEKDGFTVLDSVQLPDVMRTAKSDLPFIFRLESNSSTTCWPTSRLDIMALNQTDKKNWLKALKSVTSQNRLSNIHKSERYQIILRLESNQLDLTCAVNLPEENVLLLGAEEGLFSYSGAKSRMLTAIRGVKGVHQLTVHPHLGIALMIAGENRQLVSCNLRQLKSNAMAAECSRPAINTKPVLTGTDSCHLYELQGDMLCAATASHVILLKWYTEEDSGEFIGVRELETPEPCNCAIFTQNVLIVGCNKFFQIDLKNYCVDEFPEGDDNSVKAALSGVAKLDIFPVCVLNVSLVPDKMEILLCYNEFGMFVNENGQRTRSIEPMWNNLPFVFAFRKPYLFIIYFSSVEILKLDQESYTSPTKNPERILIELSNPRYLGVAGSKGIYLSTVNSFLELLKIDGPSNIRQLNGSLTSLDTLDQDDESSSEFSFTSSLMETLDGHGKKVHFADVSKH encoded by the exons TTTCGAACGTAGAGAAAAAGAGTTTCAGGAACGTTATAAAAAGGATTGTGAAAAGGGGAGATTATCCTCTAGGTATGAGGCTCAAGAGGGAGAAGAAGCTGAAACACTTGGAGCATGTACCAAGGAGAAGGAAAAATTGGAAAAGGAACTGAGAACAGCAAGATGCGATCTGGCTATAATTAGAAAAAGTTTAG GCAGTAATAAAAGTGTTCTTGAGCCAGAATCAAGCAGTCCTACCAAAGATGCACAAAAAGATAACTCTTCCTTCTTCGAGTTTAAATTTCATAAACATCGTTCTGCGCAATCTGATAAATTGTACAAAGAAAAGAGTGAATTGGAGGCACAATTGGATTCCAAGAAGAAGGATCTCCaagaaaaacaaaagaaaatatttgaacTTGAagagaaagttggcaaaatggCATGTCTAGAATCTAAACTTGAAGAGAAAACAAAGAGATTAGAAGCATTTAATAAGGAGAGAGATTTATTGGAAAGAGAACTAGTTGCCACTAGGTCAGAATTAGCTGGAATAAAAAGAACATTAG AGTTAGAACGCCAAGAAAGAAGAGATTTAGAAACCAGGGCTCTTAGTTTAATAAAAGATGCAAAACGCAAATGGGAAAATACAGAAAGGGAAAAAATTGCACAATTAAACAAGCACATTGAGACTCAAACTGCAAGAATTACAGAATTATGCACAAGTAACAATGAAATGAGTTCAAAATTACAGAGAACAGAATGTGAACTTCAAACAGCAAATGCAGAATTGCATAAGCTTAGGGTATTTCAG atGCAATATAAAGAATCTCTAGCCAAAACTAGAGAACTTAGTCGACAAAGCGTTCAAGGCGTTGAGACGAAATTAGAAGAAATAGCAGCTCGAGCGCATAATCAGTTGGCTGAACTAAGAGCAAAGTTAGATTTAGAGATAGGAAAAAATACGGATTTAGAGACTAAACTAAGAAATGAACAAGATTCTAATCACTGTCGTCAATCGAGATTGAATGTTGCTTTAGAATTAGCACAGAATGAATTGAAAGATTGTCAAGAGCAATTGCGTACCATACATGCAACAATTCCAGCTAGGGATACTGAAATAGAAGCTTTAAAAAAACAATTGCAAGATAGATCAAATCAATTAGAGAATGCTATGGCATTAGAACAGACAGTGACCACAATGCAACAGGAATTGGACAGAGTGCAGCTCGAGAACGAACAGTTGAAGCAACAATTACaa GTAACAAAGTCTGATTTAAGCGAAACTGTAATGAATTTGGAACAGAGTGAAGCTCTGGCCATGAATTTGGAACAAGCTGCACAAGACAAAGTTGCGCTACAGAAACGGTTACAGGATTCGCTTGAGAAAGAAG aagagCACATGCGTAAAGTTGGTAATTTAGAAGAATTATTACGACGATTAGAACATAGCGTTACCAAGCTAGAAGTGGAAAACGCTACTCTTAAAATGGAAACTGAACAACCAAGTACTAGCACGATgcccaaaagagaaacggtggcACCGGATATTCGTATAGAAGAACAAATACAAAAATTAGAGCATGAACTTCAAACGACGAGAGAAAGTTTAAATGCTGAACGTCATACCGCGAAACAAGCGCAGATCAATTTAtggaagaaagaaaaggaattGTCAGACGCAAATTTAGATAAAAGGATTGCATTGAGAGAATGCAAAAAAGCGGAGGATAAAGTGAAAATGTTGCTAGAAGAAAAACATAAATTGTCAGACAAGTTAGATCACAAAGTAAAGGAAGAGGAAGAAAAATCTAGAAAATTGCTCAAAGAATTAAGTAGTGCAAAATCATCGTTGAATGATATAACCAAGGATTCCTCTAGAAACAAAATGCAAGCAGATTCTGCTCAGaga GCTTTGACTCAAGCTAATCAACAAATAGAAGAGCTTCAATCTTCGAGCGCCTCGCTCCGCAGAGAATTAGATTCGGCACGCAAGCAAGTACGAGCGAGTCAAGATAGGGTCGATAGTCTGAATACCGAGAATAGACGTTTATCGCACAAAATTTCCAAACATGCCGAAGAAAAGAGCGAACTCGAGTCCAAGATCGAAAGGCTAGAGCAAGAGATCAAGGGCAATGAGTTGAATATCGAACTTTTGAAAGAAACATGCACGGTGCTCGAGGAGCAATTGATGGATTACGAGAAGCTGACTAGCGATCACGAGACGCGGGAGAATATACTGATCCAAGACAAGATGAAGTTACAAAAAGACCTGGAAGCGGTCGAAGCAAAACTTCGCGAATCGCAAACAGTTCGAAATGAAGAGAGATCGTTGCGACTGGCCGCTGAACGCAATCTAGAAAGACTCGAATCTGAAACCAGTGATATAGAGACCGAGAGAAACGGTTTATTGGCTCAGAGGGATCAATACAAGAGGCTCGTGCAAGAATTGAATACTCAAGTCGAGGATTTAACAACCAAGTGCGGTGAATTGGAATGTGATTTCTCTGAAATGAAACGTAGCTTGGAGGTAGCCAAGGCAGAGACAAGAGTGGTTAAAGAAGAAAGTAGCGAGCATTTGACGAGGTTCCACGAATTGAAGGAAGCGAACTTCGCGCTTATGAACGATCTACAGACTAGCGTGGATCAGGGCCAACAGCTTCGTATAAGAATTTCGGAATTggaaagtatcttagaggaaatgCGACAGTTCTATCAGGAAATGGAAGTGAAGGCTGAAAGCACCAGGCAACAGCAGACAAAATTAATTGATTACTTGCAGTTCAAATTGGAGGAGTGTAGTAAAAAGAAGAAGACAACGGTGTGTGACAAGATACTTGGCActaaacaaaaagaaaatatacCACCTAGCGGGACTGGGATGCCTGTCGGTTACCGGGAGCTGGAGAACCAACTAGCAAAAGAACGAGCAAAAGTTAAAACGTTAACCGACCAATTGTTGACGCTCAAAGCTATGCACGCTTCGATTTCCGCACCAACTTCTCCTACAGCTCCGGAAATGAAGAGTTCGAATTACACGACGGAATTACAGTCTGCTAATACGTTGACGAAACGGTTATCGCCCCAAAGGATAGGGCACAACATTCCTCACCGATTCGAAGTCGGTCTACCAATGCGAGCAGGAAAATGCTCCGGCTGCTTGGATTCCATTCGATTTGGAAAACGTGCAGCCATTTGCAGCGAGTGTCAAGTAATGGCACATCTCAAGTGCGCGGTTACCATTCCAGCTACTTGCGGCTTACCGGGTGGTTTCGCCAAACAGTTTGGCAAAAGTTGGAGGTATAGCGACGAAAGCTTATCCACGTTATCCGGAAGCGTTCAAACGTTAACCATTGATCAACCCGATAAAGCGGAGAAG GATACATGCGATGTCCAAAGTAAGGACAACGTGATAATGGAAGGCTGGGCGGAAGTCCCGATACGCACAAAAACTTGTTGGGAAAGAAAATACCTTAGATTGGAAGGAACAAGCTTATGTATTTATGAACATCAACCTGCTGTCGGAATGTCACCCGTGAATCGATTGAATCTCACCGAGAAGGATGGATTTACAGTATTGGATAGTGTACAGCTACCGGATGTAATGAGAACAGCGAAGTCGGACCTTCCGTTTATCTTTAGATTGGAATCTAATTCTTcgactacctgttggccaacgtCACGTTTAGATATAATGGCTTTGAACCAAACCGATAAGAAAAATTGGTTGAAAGCGTTGAAGTCTGTTACTAGTCAAAATCGTTTGAGTAATATTCATAAAAGTGAGAGATATCAAATTATATTAAGATTAGAAAGCAATCAA TTGGATTTAACGTGTGCTGTAAATTTGCCCGAGGAAAATGTGCTTTTATTGGGCGCTGAGGAAGGCCTGTTCTCATATAGCGGTGCAAAATCACGGATGCTTACTGCTATTCGAGGAGTGAAGGGGGTGCATCAGTTAACTGTGCACCCTCATTTGGGTATAGCTTTAATGATAGCTGGAGAAAATAGGCAATTAGTATCTTGTAATTTAAGACAATTGAAGAGTAATGCAATGGCCGCTGAATGCTCCAGGCCAGCAATCAATACAAAGCCAGTTCTAACTGGTACCGATAGCTGCCATCTATACGAATTACAAGGGGACATGCTATGCGCAGCGACAGCATCCCACGTAAT ATTACTCAAATGGTACACCGAAGAGGATTCTGGAGAATTTATTGGTGTTCGAGAACTCGAAACACCCGAGCCATGCAACTGTGCCATATTTACTCAGAATGTCCTTATCGTGGGATGTAATAAATTTTTCCAAATAGATCTTAAAAATTACTGTGTCGATG AGTTTCCAGAAGGAGACGATAATTCGGTAAAAGCTGCGCTATCGGGAGTAGCTAAACTTGATATTTTCCCTGTATGCGTTCTAAACGTCTCTCTAGTACCTGACAAAATGGAGATCTTGCTCTGCTACAACGAGTTTGGAATGTTTGTAAATGAAAATGGCCAAAGAACTCGTAGCATCGAACCGATGTGGAATAATTTACCCTTTGTTTTTG CTTTCCGTAAACCCTATTTGTTCATTATTTACTTCTCATCCGTGGAGATCTTGAAACTCGATCAAGAATCGTACACTTCGCCGACGAAGAACCCAGAACGAATATTAATCGAGTTGTCTAACCCTCGTTATTTGGGAGTAGCTGGatcgaaaggaatttatttgtCAACTGTAAATTCCTTTTTGGAATTGTTGAAGATAGATGGTCCTTCTAATATACGACAACTAAACGGCAGTCTTACGAGTTTAGATACTTT AGATCAAGACGATGAAAGCAGTTCAGAATTCAGTTTCACGTCGAGCTTAATGGAGACTTTAGACGGCCATGGAAAGAAAGTTCACTTTGCTGATGTTTCCAAACATTAA